From a single Sorghum bicolor cultivar BTx623 chromosome 5, Sorghum_bicolor_NCBIv3, whole genome shotgun sequence genomic region:
- the LOC8072772 gene encoding short-chain dehydrogenase TIC 32, chloroplastic, which yields MFEQVVSDFCWHAREVVSSAMGLWGWPWGRRGPSGFGSASTAEEVTAGVDASNLTAIVTGATNGIGKETARVLALRGAKVIIPARTLESGLKVKESLAEQVPSSKLHVMEMDLSSLSSVRDFARSFDSSHQHLNLLINNAGIMACPYQLSKDGIELQFATNHVGHFLLTSLLLDKMKSTARETGVQGRIINVSSIAHKRSDGTCFELNKLNDKDRYQPFIAYAHSKLANILHANELSRRFQEEGCNLTANSLHPGVIITNIIRYVAGNNSALISVLSPVANLFLKSVPQGAATTCYLALHPNVKDVTGKYFADCNEATPTAVARDSELAKRLWSFSEELVGTNADMSQTTQASEEEDVQAKDVFQDQ from the exons ATGTTTGAGCAGGTGGTGTCGGATTTCTGCTGGCATGCGAGGGAAGTAGTGTCGTCAGCGATGGGGCTCTGGGGCTGGCCCTGGGGGCGGCGTGGCCCGTCGGGCTTCGGCTCCGCGTCCACCGCCGAGGAGGTCACCgccggcgtcgacgccagcAACCTCACCGCCATCGTCACAG GAGCAACGAATGGCATTGGAAAGGAGACGGCCAGAGTGCTAGCACTGAGGGGAGCAAAGGTGATCATACCAGCTAGGACGCTGGAGAGTGGCCTGAAGGTGAAAGAGAGCCTCGCAGAACAGGTCCCGAGCTCCAAGCTGCACGTCATGGAGATGGACCTGAGCTCTCTCAGCTCCGTCCGCGACTTCGCGCGGTCCTTCGATTCATCTCACCAGCATCTGAACCTCCTCAT AAACAATGCAGGGATTATGGCCTGCCCTTACCAGCTCTCCAAGGATGGAATCGAGCTACAATTCGCAACTAATCATGTTG GCCATTTCTTGCTGACAAGTCTCCTGCTAGACAAGATGAAATCAACTGCTAGAGAGACAGGTGTGCAGGGCAGGATCATAAACGTATCATCCATTGCGCATAAAAGAAGTGATGGTACATGCTTTGAGTTGAACAAGCTAAACGATAAGGATAG GTACCAGCCGTTCATTGCATATGCACATTCAAAATTAGCCAATATTCTCCACGCAAATGAGTTGTCCAGGCGTTTTCAG GAAGAAGGATGCAATCTGACAGCGAATTCCCTGCATCCTGGAGTAATCATCACCAATATCATTCGCTATGTTGCAGGAAACAACA GTGCGCTGATTTCGGTTCTGTCCCCTGTAGCAAATCTTTTTCTGAAGAGCGTACCCCAG GGAGCTGCAACTACTTGCTACCTGGCATTACACCCTAATGTCAAAGATGTAACTGGTAAATACTTTGCGGACTGCAATGAAGCAACGCCGACTGCTGTCGCAAGAGATTCAGAGCTGGCGAAGAGGCTATGGTCGTTCAGCGAAGAACTTGTAGGGACCAATGCAGATATGTCACAGACGACACAGGCAAGTGAAGAAGAGGACGTACAAGCGAAAGACGTTTTCCAAGACCAGTAG
- the LOC8072773 gene encoding uncharacterized protein CG5098: MAAAIDDSCRRPGSIPFKWEICPGTPKHVRSSSESAAPTPSSSPYSSATATATVVSKVAVSPKLTPPPAMSPSPYHSPRVSYYSSSAAARSSASVSPSRRRGAHHRPTAFLDVNPRVAPTYRAAAGAVEDDEAAAPPAGSRCFPLPVFRRRDGGRKGGRRSSGNGTTSSGSSSASSFWSDYGAAAPAMPGGLRRSVSTSSSSSCLSLSSRSSGKLAEAREVEAAGGWFY, translated from the coding sequence ATGGCAGCAGCGATCGACGACTCGTGCAGGAGGCCAGGCTCGATCCCGTTCAAGTGGGAGATCTGCCCAGGGACGCCGAAGCACGTAAGGAGCAGCAGCGAGAGCGCGGCGCCaacgccgtcgtcgtcgccgtactcctccgccaccgccaccgccaccgtcgTCTCCAAGGTGGCGGTGTCGCCGAAGCTGACGCCGCCGCCAGCCATGTCACCGTCGCCGTACCACTCCCCGCGGGTCTCCTACTACTCTTCTTCCGCGGCGGCGCGCTCATCGGCGTCCGTGTCGCCGTCCCGGCGCCGCGGCGCGCACCACCGGCCCACCGCGTTCCTCGACGTCAACCCCCGCGTCGCCCCCACGtaccgcgccgccgccggcgctgtCGAGGACGACGAGGCGGCAGCGCCGCCGGCCGGCAGCAGGTGCTTCCCGCTCCCCGTATTCCGGAGGCGGGACGGCGGCAGGAAAGGTGGCCGCCGGTCGTCCGGGAACGGGACGACGTCGTCGGGCTCGTCGTCCGCGAGCAGCTTCTGGTCGGActatggcgccgccgcgccggcgaTGCCGGGTGGGCTTAGGCGGTCGGTGTCGacatcctcgtcgtcgtcgtgcctGTCGCTGTCGTCCAGGAGTAGCGGTAAGTTGGCCGAGGCCAGGGAGGTGGAGGCCGCCGGCGGCTGGTTCTACTGA